A region from the Vicia villosa cultivar HV-30 ecotype Madison, WI linkage group LG3, Vvil1.0, whole genome shotgun sequence genome encodes:
- the LOC131660802 gene encoding uncharacterized protein LOC131660802 has protein sequence MKKDARNDESEDPKLWGAILFGLIGATATTLVFGQLRKTAEWISLISRSQGWKGKSGGSYRTAFQEEAWRKHNKRMQEEYEEEMERVERIRRMQNVFNRERNKYKRGYESWKEQGPSPYHQHFQREDWYWKTDTSYKDRRTNYRETPRESRNYALSHHYSVLGLDRFRKAPYSDAEIKSAFRTKAKEYHPDQNQDNKDIAEAKFKEVMTSFEAIKQERNNQNL, from the exons ATGAAGAAAGACGCTAGAAACGACGAATCAGAAGACCCGAAACTATGGGGAGCGATTCTGTTCGGCTTGATTGGCGCCACCGCCACTACTCTCGTC TTCGGTCAGCTACGGAAGACTGCTGAATGGATATCTCTG ATATCTAGGTCTCAAGGATGGAAAGGAAAAAGTGGTGGTTCTTATAGAACGGCTTTTCAGGAAGAGGCGTGGAGAAAACACAATAAACGAATGCAAGAGGAGTATGAAGAGGAGATGGAGAGAGTT GAACGAATAAGGCGTATGCAAAACGTGTTTAACAGAGAAAGAAATAAATACAAAAGAGGCTATGAAAGCTGGAAGGAACAAGGTCCTAGTCCATATCATCAACATTTCCAAAGAGAAGATTGGTATTGGAAAACTGATACTTCATACAAGGACAGGAGGACTAATTATCGAGAAACTCCAAGAGAGAGCAGAAACTATGCATTGTCACATCACTACTCAGTTTTGGGTCTTGACAG GTTTAGGAAAGCACCATATTCAGATGCTGAAATTAAG TCAGCATTTAGGACAAAGGCAAAGGAGTATCATCCTGATCAGAACCAGGATAATAAAG ACATTGCAGAAGCCAAGTTCAAAGAAGTGATGACTTCATTTGAGGCCATAAAACAGGaaagaaataaccaaaatctgtAA
- the LOC131660801 gene encoding squalene monooxygenase SE1-like — MVDPYALGWIICSFITIVALYNLVFYRKNSSETTSQSTSENVTTATGECRSFNPDGDVDIVIVGAGVAGSALAYTLGKDGRRVLVIERDLSEPDRIVGELLQPGGYLKLIELGLEDCVEKIDAQQVFGYALFKDGKHTRLSYPLEKFHSDIAGRSFHNGRFIQRMREKAASLPNVRLEQGTVTSLLEDQGTIKGVQYKTKDAQELSACAPLTIVCDGCFSNLRRTLCNPKVEVPSCFVGLVLENCELPCANHGHVILGDPSPVLFYPISSTEIRCLVDVPGQKVPSISNGEMAKYLKTVVAPQVPPELHDAFIAAVDKGNIRTMPNRSMPADPYPTPGALLMGDAFNMRHPLTGGGMTVALSDIVVLRNLLKPLRDLNDAPSLCRYLESFYTLRKPVASTINTLAGALYKVFCASPDPARKEMRQACFDYLSLGGLFSEGPVSLLSGLNPRPLSLVLHFFAVAIYGVGRLLLPFPSPKRIWSGARLIASASGIILPIIKAEGVRQMFFPATVPAYYRTPPAA; from the exons ATGGTGGACCCCTACGCGCTCGGATGGATCATATGCTCCTTTATCACCATCGTCGCGCTCTACAATCTCGTTTTCTATCGTAAGAATTCTTCCGAGACTACCTCTCAGAGCACCAGCGAGAATGTTACAACTGCCACAGGAGAATGCAGATCTTTTAATCCGGATGGAGATGTTGATATCGTCATTGTTGGAGCCGGTGTTGCTGGCTCCGCTTTAGCTTACACTCTCGGCAAG GATGGACGTAGAGTACTTGTTATTGAAAGAGATTTGAGTGAACCGGACCGAATTGTTGGCGAGTTACTACAACCTGGAGGCTATCTCAAATTGATTGAGCTAGGACTTGAAG ATTGTGTGGAGAAAATTGATGCTCAGCAAGTGTTCGGGTACGCTCTTTTCAAGGATGGGAAACATACAAGACTCTCTTATCCCCTGGAAAAGTTTCACTCGGATATTGCTGGAAGAAGCTTTCACAATGGGCGTTTTATTCAGAGGATGAGAGAGAAGGCTGCCTCCCTTCCCAA TGTAAGGTTGGAGCAAGGAACGGTTACTTCGCTGCTCGAAGATCAAGGTACAATTAAAGGTGTGCAGTACAAAACGAAAGATGCTCAGGAATTATCAGCATGTGCCCCTCTTACCATTGTTTGCGATGGCTGTTTCTCGAACTTGCGCCGTACTCTTTGTAATCCTAAG GTAGAAGTTCCCTCTTGTTTTGTTGGCTTAGTCTTGGAAAACTGTGAACTTCCATGTGCAAATCATGGTCATGTCATACTGGGAGATCCTTCGCCGGTTCTGTTCTATCCCATAAGTAGCACAGAAATTCGTTGTCTGGTTGATGTTCCTGGTCAGAAGGTTCCATCTATTTCCAACGGTGAAATGGCAAAGTATTTGAAGACAGTGGTAGCTCCACAG GTTCCTCCTGAGCTTCATGATGCTTTCATAGCCGCAGTTGACAAAGGCAACATACGGACAATGCCAAACAGAAGCATGCCAGCTGATCCTTATCCTACTCCGGGAGCTCTTCTAATGGGAGACGCATTCAACATGCGCCATCCCCTAACCGGGGGTGGGATGACTGTGGCATTATCTGATATAGTAGTGCTGCGAAATCTTCTCAAGCCTTTGCGCGACCTAAACGATGCACCCAGCCTTTGTAGATACCTTGAATCCTTCTATACCTTGCGCAAG CCAGTAGCATCTACCATAAATACGTTGGCAGGAGCACTTTACAAGGTTTTTTGCGCATCACCTGATCCAGCAAGGAAAGAAATGCGTCAAGCTTGCTTTGATTATCTAAGCCTTGGAGGTTTATTCTCAGAAGGACCGGTCTCTTTGCTTTCAGGATTAAACCCTCGACCTCTGAGCTTGGTTCTTCATTTCTTTGCTGTTGCAATATACGGTGTTGGTCGTTTATTGTTACCATTTCCTTCCCCTAAACGCATATGGAGCGGAGCCAGATTAATCGCA AGTGCATCGGGAATCATCTTGCCCATAATTAAGGCAGAAGGAGTTCGACAAATGTTCTTCCCTGCAACTGTGCCTGCTTATTACAGAACTCCTCCAGCTGCATAA
- the LOC131660803 gene encoding probable xyloglucan glycosyltransferase 12, translating to MAPLFNWGAKAKESHRGTPVVVKMENPNWSMVELEGPSEEDILMTTNPSSRDKGRGKNAKQLTWVLLLKAHRAAGCLTSIAPALYGLVSAVKRRVASGRTDAETDTEGGGGDGGWEKENPTVKSRFYTFIKVFLSLSVFMLFFEVVAYFKGWHFSAPHLELWAPAFGVKDVFDWFYARWVLVRVDYLAPPLQFLTNACIVLFLIQSVDRLVLCLGCFWIRFKKIKPVPKGGAAVLDLESGEKGFFPMVLVQIPMCNEKEVYQQSIAAVCNLDWPKSNFLIQVLDDSDDPITQSLIKEEVQKWQQEGANILYRHRVIRDGYKAGNLKSAMNCSYVKDYEFVTIFDADFQPTPDFLKKTVPHFKDNDELGLVQARWSFVNKDENLLTRLQNINLSFHFEVEQQVNGVFLNFFGFNGTAGVWRIKALEEAGGWLERTTVEDMDIAVRAHLHGWKFIFLNDVECQCELPESYEAYRKQQHRWHSGPMQLFRLCLPDVIRAKISIWKKFNMIFLFFLLRKLVLPFYSFTLFCIILPMTMFVPEAEIPAWVVCYIPAIMSFLNILPAPKAFPFIVPYLLFENTMSVTKFNAMISGLFQLGSAYEWVVTKKSGRSSEGDLASLIEKPKHQRGSSAPDLEEMKEEIRKQEENVTKKKKKKHNKMYMKELALACLLLTASARSLLSAQGIHFYFLLFQGVSFLLVGLDLIGEQVD from the exons ATGGCACCTTTATTCAATTGGGGTGCGAAAGCGAAAGAGAGTCATAGAGGAACACCGGTGGTTGTGAAAATGGAGAATCCGAATTGGTCCATGGTTGAACTCGAAGGTCCTTCAGAGGAAGATATTCTCATGACAACAAACCCTTCTTCAAGAGACAAAGGAAGAGGGAAAAACGCGAAACAGCTTACTTGGGTTCTTCTTTTGAAAGCTCATAGAGCTGCGGGTTGTTTAACTTCAATAGCCCCTGCATTGTACGGTCTTGTCTCCGCCGTGAAACGCCGTGTGGCTTCCGGGAGGACGGACGCGGAAACCGACACGGAGggtggtggtggtgatggtgGGTGGGAAAAGGAAAACCCTACCGTGAAAAGTAGGTTCTATACGTTTATAAAAGTGTTTCTATCTTTGTcggtgtttatgttgttttttgAGGTGGTTGCTTATTTTAAAGGTTGGCATTTTAGTGCTCCGCATCTTGAATTATGGGCACCGGCATTTGGGGTTAAGGATGTTTTTGATTGGTTTTATGCTAGATGGGTTTTGGTTCGTGTTGATTATCTTGCTCCACCTTTGCAGTTTCTCACAAATGCTTGTATTGTGCTTTTCCTTATTCAGAGTGTAGATAGGTTGGTTCTTTGTTTAGGTTGTTTTTGGATCCGGTTTAAGAAAATCAAACCTGTTCCAAAAGGTGGTGCTGCTGTTTTAGATCTTGAATCTGGAGAAAAGGGTTTCTTCCCTATGGTTCTTGTTCAGATCCCCATGTGCAATGAGAAAGAG GTTTATCAACAATCTATTGCTGCAGTGTGTAATTTGGATTGGCCAAAATCGAATTTTCTGATTCAAGTTCTTGATGATTCGGATGACCCGATAACGCAATCGTTGATTAAGGAAGAGGTTCAAAAATGGCAACAAGAAGGTGCCAACATTTTGTACCGACACCGTGTGATTCGGGATGGATACAAGGCTGGTAATCTGAAATCTGCAATGAATTGTAGCTATGTGAAGGATTATGAATTTGTTACAATTTTTGATGCTGACTTTCAACCTACCCCAGATTTCCTTAAAAAAACTGTTCCTCATTTTAAG GATAATGACGAATTAGGACTTGTTCAAGCTAGATGGTCTTTTGTGAACAAGGATGAGAATCTTTTAACAAGGTTGCAGAATATTAATTTGTCTTTCCATTTTGAAGTCGAACAACAAGTGAATGGTGTTTTCCTTAATTTCTTTGGGTTCAATGGAACTGCTGGAGTTTGGAGAATAAAAGCTTTGGAAGAAGCTGGTGGTTGGTTGGAGAGAACTACTGTGGAGGATATGGATATTGCCGTTCGAGCTCATCTCCATGGATGGAAATTCATTTTCCTTAATGATGTTGAG TGCCAATGTGAGTTACCTGAATCTTACGAAGCATACAGAAAACAGCAGCATAGATGGCATTCTGGGCCAATGCAGTTGTTTCGCCTTTGTTTGCCGGACGTCATACGAGCCAAG ATAAGCATATGGAAGAAGTTCAACATGatatttctctttttccttcttagaAAACTGGTGTTACCATTCTATTCATTCACCCTGTTTTGCATAATTCTTCCAATGACAATGTTCGTACCAGAGGCTGAAATTCCTGCATGGGTTGTTTGTTACATCCCAGCAATCATGTCATTTCTCAACATTCTTCCAGCACCAAAAGCTTTTCCCTTCATCGTACCATACCTCCTATTCGAGAACACAATGTCAGTTACCAAATTCAATGCCATGATCTCAGGCCTATTCCAGCTCGGAAGCGCGTACGAGTGGGTCGTCACTAAGAAATCCGGCCGTTCATCGGAAGGCGATCTAGCTTCATTGATCGAGAAACCAAAGCATCAAAGAGGGTCATCAGCGCCTGATCTCGAGGAAATGAAAGAAGAAATTAGGAAACAAGAAGAAAACGTGacgaagaaaaagaagaaaaaacataataaaatgtaTATGAAGGAACTTGCTTTGGCTTGTTTACTCTTAACAGCTTCAGCAAGGAGTCTCCTTTCAGCTCAAGGAATTCACTTCTACTTCTTGTTATTCCAAGGAGTATCATTCCTTTTGGTGGGTCTAGATTTGATTGGTGAACAAGTagactga